A stretch of the Geovibrio thiophilus genome encodes the following:
- the rfaD gene encoding ADP-glyceromanno-heptose 6-epimerase, with translation MIVVTGGAGFIGSNIVKGLNDMGEDNIIIVDSLDNPAKHLNLNKLKYNDFIDKRDFLSVLKEDRFFIKVFFHEGACSNTMETDGRYMMRNNYEFSKELLHYSMERGARFIYASSASVYGNGDEGFAESPECEYPLNVYAFSKFSFDNYVRRIKNAGTQVAGLRYFNVYGPQENHKGKMASVAFHFFSQHKEGTKVKLFEGSEDFRRDFIHVNDVVAVNMFLYENSNVSGIFNCGTGKSRSFADIAEVFRTRYGKAFESEIIPFPEQLKGKYQKYTQADLINLRKAGYANEFLTLEQGVGAYLEVLEMTGGYIK, from the coding sequence ATGATAGTTGTAACAGGCGGAGCAGGATTTATAGGGAGCAACATAGTAAAAGGACTGAACGATATGGGTGAGGACAACATTATCATTGTCGACAGCCTTGATAATCCCGCAAAGCATCTGAACCTGAATAAGCTTAAATACAATGATTTTATTGATAAACGGGATTTTCTCTCTGTTCTCAAAGAGGACAGGTTTTTCATAAAAGTATTTTTCCATGAAGGCGCCTGCTCCAACACAATGGAAACAGACGGCAGATACATGATGCGGAACAACTACGAGTTCAGCAAGGAGCTCCTGCATTACAGCATGGAACGGGGAGCAAGATTTATTTACGCTTCCTCTGCTTCTGTTTACGGCAACGGGGATGAAGGCTTCGCCGAAAGCCCTGAGTGTGAGTATCCGCTGAATGTTTACGCCTTCTCCAAATTTTCGTTTGATAATTATGTCCGCAGGATAAAAAATGCCGGAACACAGGTCGCCGGACTGCGCTATTTCAATGTCTACGGTCCGCAGGAAAACCACAAAGGCAAGATGGCTTCCGTGGCTTTTCACTTCTTCAGCCAGCACAAGGAAGGCACTAAGGTGAAGCTTTTTGAAGGGAGTGAAGATTTCCGCAGAGACTTCATTCACGTCAATGACGTTGTGGCGGTAAATATGTTCCTCTACGAAAACTCCAATGTCTCAGGCATATTCAACTGCGGCACAGGAAAATCCAGAAGCTTCGCCGACATAGCCGAAGTTTTCAGAACAAGATACGGCAAAGCTTTTGAATCAGAGATAATTCCTTTTCCTGAGCAGCTTAAGGGAAAATATCAGAAATATACTCAGGCTGATCTCATTAATCTGAGAAAAGCCGGATATGCCAATGAGTTTCTCACTCTGGAACAGGGTGTGGGAGCTTATCTTGAGGTTCTGGAAATGACCGGCGGTTATATAAAATAA
- the pdxA gene encoding 4-hydroxythreonine-4-phosphate dehydrogenase PdxA, with protein MKKTVIGITIGDPAGIGAEIAAKYALNQPENVKTVFIGFRFIMEDAFRNILKADMPEIEIIEPDEKMDFTIEYGKIKEEYGKASMLFVEKGVRLAQKGVIDAVVTCPINKKSIRLGGYNFPGHTEFLGHLTETKDFSMLLVGDKVRTLLATTHVPLCNLTAQLDVHTVLTAIRNAHNAGRFFCKDTPRIAVLGLNPHAGDNGALGDEEQYIIAPAIEQAAKEGINAGGPYPADSLFPKVLKGEFDFVVCMYHDQGMIPVKMESFGNAVNVTLNLPIIRTSVDHGTAFDIAGKNIASPSSLYRAVKVAEEMVINARSA; from the coding sequence ATGAAAAAAACAGTTATCGGAATCACAATCGGCGATCCCGCCGGAATCGGCGCTGAGATAGCCGCCAAATATGCCCTGAACCAGCCGGAGAATGTGAAAACAGTCTTCATCGGCTTCCGTTTTATCATGGAGGACGCTTTCAGGAACATCCTCAAGGCAGATATGCCTGAAATAGAAATCATTGAGCCTGACGAAAAAATGGATTTTACCATCGAGTACGGCAAAATCAAAGAGGAATACGGCAAAGCATCCATGCTCTTTGTTGAAAAAGGCGTACGGCTCGCACAGAAAGGCGTGATTGATGCTGTAGTCACCTGTCCGATTAATAAAAAATCGATCCGGCTCGGCGGATATAATTTCCCCGGACATACGGAGTTTCTCGGTCACCTGACAGAGACGAAAGACTTCTCCATGCTCCTTGTCGGCGACAAGGTGCGAACGCTGCTTGCCACAACCCATGTTCCGCTGTGCAATCTCACGGCGCAGCTTGATGTTCATACTGTGCTCACGGCAATACGCAACGCGCATAACGCAGGCAGGTTTTTCTGCAAGGACACGCCCAGAATCGCAGTTCTGGGGCTTAATCCCCACGCCGGAGACAACGGAGCCTTGGGCGATGAGGAGCAGTATATTATAGCCCCCGCAATAGAGCAGGCTGCGAAGGAAGGCATAAACGCAGGCGGACCCTACCCCGCCGATTCCCTTTTCCCCAAGGTGCTCAAGGGTGAGTTTGACTTCGTTGTCTGCATGTACCACGATCAGGGGATGATCCCCGTAAAGATGGAATCCTTCGGCAACGCAGTAAACGTTACGCTGAACCTCCCTATTATACGCACCTCCGTTGACCACGGAACCGCATTTGACATAGCCGGAAAAAACATCGCCTCCCCCTCCTCCCTGTACAGGGCGGTAAAGGTGGCTGAAGAAATGGTGATTAATGCTCGATCTGCTTAA
- a CDS encoding 3'-5' exonuclease: MINRPIEELTFTVFDTETTGMSPEKGSRLVEIAAVKIEPNLTLNLRNRFETLIDPCCEIPYQAYKVHGISRSMVRGKPTAEMVIPEFISFVGDSIVIAHNAGFDCKFVYHTLEKCQPSQCFTKIIDTIGLARLAFPGLTSYSLDNLMSQLELDIPVPAAYRHRALFDAAHTALLTVRCFEALHSKGMRTLKDLFGKQGRLFYKWL, from the coding sequence ATGATAAATAGACCCATAGAGGAACTCACCTTTACCGTATTCGACACGGAAACCACAGGTATGTCCCCTGAGAAGGGCTCCAGACTGGTGGAGATCGCCGCTGTGAAAATCGAGCCGAATCTCACGCTGAACCTCCGGAACCGTTTTGAAACGCTCATCGATCCTTGCTGCGAAATACCTTATCAGGCTTATAAAGTACACGGAATAAGCCGTTCCATGGTACGGGGCAAGCCCACAGCGGAAATGGTCATACCCGAATTTATCAGCTTCGTGGGCGACAGCATAGTGATAGCTCACAATGCGGGATTCGACTGCAAATTTGTTTACCATACGCTGGAAAAATGTCAACCTTCGCAATGTTTTACCAAAATAATCGACACAATAGGGCTCGCCAGACTTGCGTTTCCCGGACTGACAAGCTATAGTCTTGACAACCTCATGTCACAATTGGAACTGGATATTCCCGTTCCCGCCGCCTACAGACACAGGGCGCTATTTGACGCGGCGCACACGGCGCTGCTCACCGTCCGCTGCTTTGAGGCGCTGCATTCCAAAGGAATGCGCACGTTGAAGGATCTGTTCGGCAAACAGGGAAGGCTATTCTATAAATGGCTGTGA
- the rsmA gene encoding 16S rRNA (adenine(1518)-N(6)/adenine(1519)-N(6))-dimethyltransferase RsmA, with protein sequence MLDLLKLFKEEQGRTKKALGQHFLTNTHILDLIVSSAEIEKGDHVLEIGPGCGVLTHKLLEAGANVTAVDIDGELVSFLKRYLHVYKNFRVIHSDFMEFDTSVLETDKLKIIGNLPYNVSVDITAKCTELHSITDRMIFMYQKEVADRIAAKPCSKAYSSISVMTDYFYDKKKIKDISGGNFFPNTKVFSSILKFTPHAKADVGNEKDFLAFLRRCFTQKRKTLRNNLMGVENPEAMIEKAGLKPPIRAEEMNLDDFIRLFRIINDK encoded by the coding sequence ATGCTCGATCTGCTTAAACTTTTTAAAGAGGAACAGGGAAGAACGAAAAAAGCGCTCGGACAGCATTTCCTCACCAATACCCATATACTCGATCTGATAGTGAGCTCAGCTGAAATCGAAAAAGGCGACCATGTCCTTGAGATAGGTCCCGGCTGCGGTGTGCTCACTCACAAGCTCCTTGAGGCGGGCGCTAATGTCACGGCGGTGGATATTGACGGTGAGCTTGTTTCGTTTCTCAAGCGCTATCTGCATGTCTACAAAAACTTCCGTGTGATACACTCGGATTTCATGGAGTTCGACACATCGGTTCTGGAGACAGACAAACTGAAAATAATCGGCAACCTGCCGTACAACGTATCTGTGGACATTACGGCGAAGTGTACCGAACTGCACAGCATAACCGACAGAATGATATTCATGTACCAGAAGGAGGTGGCGGACAGGATAGCGGCTAAACCCTGCTCCAAAGCGTACTCCTCCATATCTGTAATGACCGACTATTTCTATGACAAGAAAAAGATAAAGGACATTTCAGGCGGGAACTTCTTTCCCAATACAAAAGTGTTTTCATCAATACTAAAGTTCACTCCGCACGCAAAAGCGGATGTGGGGAATGAAAAGGATTTCCTTGCCTTCCTGCGCAGATGCTTCACCCAGAAGCGCAAAACCCTGCGCAACAACCTCATGGGAGTGGAGAATCCTGAAGCGATGATAGAAAAAGCCGGACTCAAGCCCCCTATCCGCGCGGAAGAGATGAACCTTGATGATTTCATCCGCCTTTTCAGGATCATAAATGATAAATAG
- a CDS encoding glycosyltransferase family 9 protein: protein MKQLRTGSLVRSADRYAGPVLLYAKSLFRKRKPFGGNVRRAAFLKTAAIGDTVLMSAVVRDFRLSYPDAELIFICGADNASVVKMFMPADKVIIINHKNPVNAARTVKGLGHFDFVLDFGSWPRFDAFLASCFDSAFTAGFNTDYQYRHYCYDTAVKHSQNVHELENYRSLARAAEIRTDSAPHIDFPDIERNSKSVVFHMFSGGRRWYLKEWAEERWLVLAEKLTACGYEITVTGSKSDFERAEKFCAASGAVNAAGCSLTESARLLKSSALVISVNTGIMHLASALGCVVVDICGAVRPERWGAAGENSVSLACAEPYISLGFEEKEGVPMDEISVEAVFDAAWRFIKL, encoded by the coding sequence ATGAAACAGCTCCGAACGGGTTCACTCGTCCGCAGTGCCGACAGATACGCGGGTCCGGTTCTGCTTTACGCTAAATCACTTTTCAGAAAAAGAAAGCCCTTCGGCGGAAATGTCCGCAGGGCTGCTTTTCTTAAAACTGCCGCCATAGGCGACACTGTTCTTATGTCTGCCGTTGTCCGTGACTTCCGGTTGTCTTATCCCGATGCGGAGCTTATTTTCATCTGCGGGGCTGACAACGCTTCTGTTGTGAAAATGTTTATGCCTGCGGATAAGGTTATCATCATAAACCACAAAAATCCCGTGAACGCCGCAAGGACAGTGAAAGGTTTAGGACATTTCGACTTTGTTCTGGATTTCGGTTCATGGCCCCGTTTTGACGCGTTTCTGGCTTCCTGCTTCGATTCCGCCTTCACTGCGGGCTTCAATACCGATTACCAGTACAGGCATTACTGCTATGACACGGCGGTTAAACACTCCCAAAACGTGCATGAGCTTGAAAACTACCGCTCCCTCGCACGTGCGGCGGAAATCAGGACAGATTCAGCACCGCATATTGACTTTCCCGATATTGAACGGAACAGCAAATCCGTTGTATTTCATATGTTTTCCGGCGGCAGACGCTGGTATCTCAAGGAGTGGGCTGAGGAAAGGTGGCTTGTCCTTGCGGAAAAACTCACCGCCTGCGGGTATGAAATAACTGTTACAGGCTCCAAGAGCGATTTTGAACGGGCGGAGAAATTCTGCGCCGCTTCTGGCGCTGTAAATGCTGCCGGATGCTCCCTTACGGAGTCTGCACGTCTGCTTAAGTCTTCCGCTCTTGTAATCAGCGTGAATACAGGGATAATGCACCTCGCATCCGCACTGGGCTGCGTTGTGGTCGATATATGCGGCGCTGTCCGTCCGGAGAGATGGGGTGCGGCAGGTGAAAACTCAGTCTCCCTCGCATGTGCTGAACCGTACATCAGCCTCGGTTTTGAGGAGAAGGAAGGCGTACCCATGGACGAAATATCAGTTGAAGCCGTGTTTGATGCTGCATGGAGGTTTATTAAGCTATGA
- a CDS encoding anaerobic glycerol-3-phosphate dehydrogenase subunit C: MPQLTKNIFEELSENIKGDVYTDKIRRYMHSTDGSIFRVEPACVVYPLDKDDIKTVVKFSSRYGLSIHTRGSGSGLCGSAVGKGLILDFSKYMNTLIELDEKGKTFTCQPGYRFGELEVELKGKGLFFPPDPSSGEYASFGGMYGTNASGAHSVKYGNVSDYIEDAKLILTDGSETTIKNLEAATYDNLPPKFKKLYRLYEDNEEKINSAYPAIRCNVSGYNLRGLVRDGRLKIGNLLGGSEGTLAIVTELTFRLHEKPSFDSLVVAYFDDIVKSAQAVQRVLPSAPSGIEIMDKSLLNLARESDAKLKEAIPEGVDNVLMIEYDGYDKDEVRRFAEQAMADIQDLSTSASVAASEEEAAKFWAVRKAAVPILYKLKGRKKILALIEDAAVPTDRLVDYFQGLYAILKGHRADFVIYGHIAKGLLHTRPLLDLKDPHDIEMLKILADDVFKLVNSLGGVVSGEHGDGRLRTAYIREQYKEIYPLFLETKAIFDVEELLNPDIKTVCDDEQMMKFLRFGSDYGNTDLSGKHLVWNEGFTDEAEKCHGCSKCTTVTSATRMCPVYKATRDETAAPKAKANVLRALISGAIDGDSLYEEAFQNVINKCVNCGSCVMECPSNVNIPKLAIEAKAMYVKRFGAGIENKILSNCDILGKYTHKISPLITKAMKLKLNRKVMEVMTGVTAERPFVGFEGKSLFERAETRAFRKKGELKVVYFAGCYASYINPGLGLATMDVLEHIGCEVVLPEQFCCGIPFLSKGMTEDAKLRVKKNLASWGKAMEEADYVVVSCSSCGLSLLKEWKFLMSDSQVEAVSKKLIHVSALVNQRRNRLRVKEKNLKLSYHKSCHMKVQADNDCSVVMLASLPGVKVTDLNSNCCGMAGSWGMKADNFELSAKIGKPMLDKLNESEADYGVTDCPTCTIQMQHMGNKTVKHPVEVLKECLED, from the coding sequence ATGCCTCAGCTGACCAAAAATATTTTTGAAGAGCTTTCGGAAAATATTAAGGGTGATGTTTACACCGATAAAATAAGAAGATATATGCACTCAACGGACGGCAGCATTTTCAGGGTGGAGCCGGCGTGCGTGGTATATCCTCTCGATAAAGACGACATTAAGACAGTGGTGAAGTTCTCTTCCCGCTACGGACTCTCGATCCATACCAGAGGCTCGGGAAGCGGTCTTTGCGGTTCTGCCGTGGGAAAAGGTCTTATACTCGACTTCTCCAAGTATATGAACACCCTTATCGAGCTTGATGAGAAGGGGAAAACCTTCACCTGTCAGCCCGGCTACCGCTTCGGGGAGCTTGAGGTTGAGCTTAAGGGCAAGGGGCTTTTCTTCCCGCCTGATCCATCCAGCGGTGAATACGCCAGCTTCGGCGGCATGTACGGAACAAACGCCAGCGGCGCTCACTCCGTGAAATACGGCAATGTGTCCGACTATATCGAAGATGCGAAGCTGATTCTGACTGACGGAAGCGAAACCACCATAAAAAACCTTGAAGCCGCCACGTACGATAATCTTCCTCCGAAATTTAAAAAGCTGTACAGACTCTATGAAGATAATGAAGAAAAAATAAACAGCGCTTACCCCGCAATCCGCTGCAATGTCTCCGGCTACAACCTCAGGGGGCTTGTGCGGGACGGCAGGCTTAAGATTGGAAACCTTCTCGGCGGTTCAGAAGGAACGCTCGCCATAGTGACCGAGCTTACTTTCCGTCTCCACGAGAAGCCTTCTTTTGACAGTCTCGTGGTCGCCTATTTTGACGACATTGTCAAATCCGCTCAGGCTGTGCAGAGGGTTCTGCCTTCTGCTCCTTCCGGAATTGAGATCATGGACAAGTCGCTCCTTAATCTTGCCAGAGAATCGGACGCAAAGCTTAAGGAAGCCATACCCGAGGGCGTGGACAACGTGCTTATGATCGAGTATGACGGTTACGACAAAGATGAGGTGCGCAGATTTGCCGAGCAGGCAATGGCGGATATTCAGGATCTCTCCACGTCAGCTTCCGTCGCCGCGTCCGAAGAGGAAGCGGCTAAGTTCTGGGCTGTGCGCAAGGCGGCGGTTCCGATACTTTACAAGCTCAAAGGGCGCAAGAAGATCCTTGCTCTCATAGAGGACGCCGCAGTTCCCACGGACAGGCTTGTGGACTATTTTCAGGGATTGTACGCCATACTGAAAGGGCACAGGGCGGATTTTGTAATCTACGGTCACATAGCAAAAGGTCTTCTCCATACCAGACCTCTCTTGGATCTGAAAGATCCTCACGATATAGAAATGCTGAAAATTCTTGCCGATGATGTATTTAAGCTTGTCAACTCCCTTGGCGGCGTTGTGAGCGGCGAGCACGGTGACGGCAGACTGAGAACTGCGTACATCAGGGAGCAGTATAAGGAAATATATCCGCTTTTCCTTGAGACAAAAGCGATTTTTGATGTTGAAGAGCTCCTCAACCCCGATATAAAAACTGTCTGTGACGATGAGCAGATGATGAAGTTTCTCCGCTTTGGCTCTGATTACGGAAATACGGATCTCAGCGGCAAGCACCTTGTCTGGAACGAGGGTTTCACCGATGAGGCGGAAAAGTGCCATGGCTGCTCAAAGTGCACAACCGTGACATCCGCCACGAGGATGTGCCCCGTCTACAAGGCTACAAGGGATGAAACAGCCGCGCCAAAGGCGAAGGCGAATGTACTTCGTGCGTTGATAAGCGGCGCCATAGACGGTGACTCCCTTTATGAGGAGGCTTTCCAGAACGTAATAAATAAATGCGTGAACTGCGGAAGCTGCGTCATGGAGTGTCCCTCCAACGTGAACATCCCCAAGCTTGCCATTGAAGCAAAAGCCATGTATGTGAAGAGATTCGGCGCCGGAATAGAGAATAAAATACTCTCCAACTGCGACATTCTCGGGAAATATACCCATAAGATAAGCCCGCTGATTACAAAGGCTATGAAGCTGAAACTGAACCGCAAGGTTATGGAAGTGATGACGGGTGTGACCGCCGAGCGTCCTTTTGTAGGGTTTGAGGGCAAGTCCCTCTTTGAGAGAGCTGAAACCCGCGCATTCCGCAAAAAGGGCGAACTGAAAGTGGTTTACTTCGCCGGATGCTACGCAAGCTACATTAACCCCGGACTGGGGCTTGCCACCATGGACGTATTGGAGCACATCGGCTGTGAAGTCGTTCTGCCTGAGCAGTTCTGCTGCGGCATTCCGTTCCTCTCAAAAGGAATGACGGAGGATGCCAAGCTCAGGGTTAAAAAGAACCTCGCAAGCTGGGGCAAGGCTATGGAAGAGGCGGACTATGTGGTTGTTTCATGCTCCTCCTGCGGGCTTTCACTTCTTAAGGAATGGAAATTCCTCATGAGCGATTCTCAGGTGGAGGCTGTGAGCAAAAAGCTCATACACGTGAGCGCACTTGTGAATCAGCGCAGAAACCGTCTGAGAGTAAAAGAGAAAAACCTGAAACTTTCCTACCATAAATCCTGTCATATGAAAGTACAGGCGGATAATGACTGCTCTGTAGTGATGCTTGCCTCCCTCCCCGGAGTGAAAGTGACGGATCTCAACAGCAACTGCTGCGGCATGGCGGGAAGCTGGGGCATGAAGGCGGACAACTTTGAGCTCAGCGCTAAGATCGGCAAGCCGATGCTGGACAAGCTTAATGAGTCCGAAGCGGATTACGGTGTGACTGACTGCCCCACCTGCACAATCCAGATGCAGCATATGGGCAATAAAACTGTGAAACACCCTGTTGAGGTGCTTAAGGAATGTTTGGAAGACTGA
- a CDS encoding exopolysaccharide biosynthesis polyprenyl glycosylphosphotransferase, with amino-acid sequence MRWMFTPAVILTDLLTYYLTLEAAVVSRSIVDILFPEVTRFGFSFTYFAGIWWMPLILLSVIAYKGLYTRRLTTFDETRGLISAVTFSLVLIFAIVSVGKMTDMVSRLTLVFIWFYGILLFPVARRIGKRLLFSLGLGTEKIIIAGTGESAAEAAAALLGEKGYGYKLKGFYPVSACDAETIKVRGTSYPVLGGDIEKLLDDASAVVFVEDEMNPDEITSLTTCVRRKVGKIITVPEPGRAAMMNSEFHYLFNNKLFILKSKNNLASVANKAAKRAFDIVFTLLVLPFAGLIIITAAVAIRLESGGSPFYSHKRVGRGGKVIGVLKMRSMYKDADVRLKDILDSDPVKRAEWETSFKLKDDPRVTKVGRFIRKTSIDEMPQFINVLRGDMSVVGPRPIIRTELDEYYGKDGEYYCMVRPGITGIWQVSGRSDTDYTFRVGLDSWYVMNWSIWLDIMIILKTVKAVIKKEGAY; translated from the coding sequence ATGAGATGGATGTTCACGCCCGCTGTAATACTGACTGATCTGCTCACCTACTACCTAACCCTTGAGGCTGCGGTAGTTTCCCGAAGCATAGTGGATATACTGTTTCCGGAGGTCACCAGATTCGGCTTCTCCTTCACATATTTTGCGGGTATCTGGTGGATGCCTCTGATACTGCTCTCCGTGATAGCCTACAAGGGGCTTTACACCAGACGTCTTACCACATTCGATGAAACCAGAGGGCTGATAAGCGCTGTAACCTTCAGCCTCGTTCTTATATTCGCCATAGTTTCCGTCGGCAAAATGACCGACATGGTATCCCGTCTTACACTTGTTTTTATATGGTTTTACGGCATACTGCTGTTCCCCGTGGCACGGAGAATCGGCAAAAGGCTCCTTTTTTCCTTGGGTCTCGGTACTGAAAAAATCATTATCGCGGGCACAGGAGAATCGGCGGCTGAGGCAGCGGCGGCGCTGCTGGGCGAAAAGGGGTACGGCTATAAGCTGAAAGGTTTTTATCCGGTAAGCGCCTGCGATGCGGAAACAATTAAGGTCAGAGGAACTTCATACCCTGTTCTTGGCGGGGATATTGAGAAACTCCTTGATGACGCCTCTGCGGTTGTTTTCGTTGAGGACGAGATGAACCCTGACGAAATAACCTCTCTCACCACCTGCGTGAGGCGCAAGGTCGGCAAAATAATAACAGTGCCGGAGCCGGGCAGAGCGGCGATGATGAACAGCGAGTTCCATTATCTTTTTAATAATAAGCTGTTTATCCTGAAATCAAAAAACAACCTCGCGTCCGTTGCCAACAAAGCGGCGAAAAGAGCCTTTGACATAGTCTTCACTCTCCTTGTGCTTCCATTTGCCGGTCTGATCATCATAACCGCTGCGGTCGCCATACGCCTTGAGTCCGGAGGCTCCCCGTTCTACAGTCATAAACGCGTCGGCAGGGGCGGTAAGGTCATAGGCGTTCTCAAGATGCGCTCAATGTATAAGGACGCTGACGTGCGCCTGAAGGATATTCTGGATTCCGATCCGGTGAAACGTGCCGAGTGGGAAACATCCTTTAAGCTGAAAGACGATCCTAGGGTTACAAAGGTCGGCAGGTTCATAAGAAAAACATCCATAGACGAAATGCCTCAGTTTATAAATGTTCTCAGGGGAGATATGAGTGTGGTGGGTCCCCGACCCATAATCAGAACCGAACTGGACGAATATTACGGCAAAGACGGTGAATACTACTGCATGGTGCGTCCGGGTATAACCGGCATATGGCAGGTCAGCGGGAGGAGCGACACTGATTACACCTTCCGTGTGGGACTTGACAGCTGGTATGTCATGAACTGGAGCATATGGCTGGATATAATGATCATTTTAAAAACAGTGAAGGCAGTGATAAAAAAAGAAGGAGCATATTAG
- the rfaE1 gene encoding D-glycero-beta-D-manno-heptose-7-phosphate kinase, whose translation MSNYDFTGVKVLVVGDVMLDKYYFGSVRRISPEAPVPVVRVKDTKLTLGGAGNVLSNITHLGAKGLMLSSCGRDDNAVTLKGLLDDLGAECGFIERDLPTVTKLRVIGEKQQIVRLDFEEIVPVSLTDEYKSFIDNAAAECGTVVLSDYGKGICTDEVCRFVIEKAAKYGKKVIVDPKGHDWNRYRDADIVTPNVNELGEAAGRNVENADEEITAAARELLGQYGIKCLLVTRSHKGMSIITQNSVKHIPTEAKEVFDVSGAGDTVVATLAAALANGYDIESAACTANKAAGIVVSKIGTAPVYINELNDEGRSHAATSLDAMLRITENLKRAGKTIVFTNGCFDILHKGHVTYLREAKKLGDVLILGLNTDESVRKLKGASRPVNSEDDRAEVLCSLESVDYVVKFGEDTPLELLSKIRPDILVKGADYKIEEVIGREHAGKTVLISFVDGYSTTSILEKSKR comes from the coding sequence ATGTCAAACTATGACTTCACAGGCGTTAAAGTCCTCGTAGTGGGGGACGTTATGCTTGATAAATATTATTTCGGCTCCGTCCGCAGAATCTCACCGGAGGCTCCGGTTCCTGTGGTGAGGGTTAAGGATACGAAGCTGACTCTAGGCGGCGCAGGGAACGTTCTCAGCAACATAACCCACTTAGGTGCTAAGGGCTTGATGCTCTCCTCCTGCGGGAGGGATGACAACGCAGTGACTCTGAAAGGGCTTCTGGACGATCTCGGCGCTGAGTGCGGCTTCATAGAGCGTGATCTTCCCACAGTAACCAAGCTAAGAGTCATAGGCGAAAAACAGCAGATAGTCAGGCTTGATTTTGAGGAGATAGTTCCCGTCAGTCTCACTGATGAATATAAAAGCTTCATAGACAACGCCGCCGCCGAATGCGGAACTGTGGTTCTCTCCGATTACGGCAAAGGAATCTGCACCGATGAGGTTTGCCGATTTGTAATCGAAAAAGCGGCAAAATACGGGAAAAAGGTTATTGTCGATCCCAAAGGGCACGACTGGAACAGATACAGAGACGCAGACATAGTTACTCCCAATGTCAATGAATTGGGCGAAGCCGCAGGCAGAAACGTTGAAAACGCCGATGAGGAGATCACCGCAGCAGCCCGTGAGCTTTTGGGTCAATACGGCATAAAATGCCTTCTTGTTACCCGCTCTCACAAGGGGATGAGCATAATCACGCAGAACAGCGTGAAGCATATACCCACTGAGGCGAAAGAGGTTTTCGATGTCTCCGGCGCTGGAGACACTGTCGTGGCAACATTGGCGGCTGCCCTTGCCAACGGTTATGATATTGAATCCGCCGCATGCACCGCTAACAAGGCAGCGGGCATAGTGGTCAGCAAAATAGGCACGGCGCCCGTATATATCAATGAGCTCAATGATGAAGGCAGAAGCCACGCCGCCACGTCTCTTGACGCCATGCTGCGCATAACGGAAAACCTGAAAAGAGCCGGCAAAACCATAGTGTTCACCAACGGATGCTTTGATATACTCCATAAAGGGCATGTGACCTACCTGAGAGAGGCAAAAAAACTCGGTGATGTTCTTATTCTCGGGCTGAACACGGATGAATCCGTCCGTAAGCTTAAAGGAGCTTCAAGACCCGTAAACTCCGAAGACGACAGAGCGGAGGTTCTTTGCTCTCTTGAATCGGTGGATTACGTTGTTAAGTTCGGTGAGGACACGCCGCTGGAGCTTTTAAGCAAAATACGTCCCGATATTCTTGTAAAGGGTGCGGACTACAAAATAGAAGAGGTCATCGGCAGGGAACACGCCGGAAAAACAGTCCTCATCAGCTTCGTTGACGGGTATTCGACGACCTCGATATTGGAGAAGAGTAAAAGGTAA